A genomic window from bacterium includes:
- a CDS encoding SH3 domain-containing protein, which translates to MFRILKIRIPNLFRISDFGFRILFGIWILTFILISGCASKLCIAPYPLPHVKVKMHTPGYWISKIDNPDKVIMSTEEIEKFNETNRKRERILEKVIQIDNIMSGKQLSGNILNSSKRIQREKWYTTDNVRVDNLFFEAIYRNIDPNKIPDKVDIKFGLTLRRTNLRVLPTDEIIMSRKNNHDFDRFKDSAIDVGQPLALLWETRDKKWAYVKTEITSGWIHAEDIAISDNKNDIIEYRKAQEFVVVTGNKIDIFSDSECKNFLDSAQMGTHFPLMSSSKKEYFTITFPAANKRNKLSFRKAYIPAYEDVHTGYVPYTKRNAINQAFKLLHAPYGWGGMKGERDCSRFIMDIFACFGIRMPRNSSWQAKMGREIAGFDRFKNLPPGISILYMPGHIMLYLGEDNGNYYVIHDTWEYTEGRWPSVAKKYIGRVVVSDLSLGEYGKTGSLLERLKSASVID; encoded by the coding sequence ATGTTTAGAATTTTAAAAATTAGAATTCCTAATTTGTTTCGGATTTCGGATTTCGGATTTCGGATTTTATTTGGTATTTGGATTTTGACATTTATACTTATCTCCGGCTGTGCTTCCAAGCTTTGCATAGCTCCTTATCCTTTGCCTCATGTTAAAGTAAAGATGCATACTCCTGGATATTGGATATCCAAGATAGATAATCCAGATAAGGTGATAATGTCCACAGAGGAAATTGAAAAATTCAATGAAACTAACCGCAAGAGAGAAAGAATATTAGAAAAAGTAATCCAGATAGATAATATAATGTCAGGCAAGCAACTATCCGGAAATATACTTAATTCAAGTAAACGTATTCAAAGAGAGAAATGGTACACAACTGATAATGTGCGGGTTGATAATCTATTTTTTGAAGCTATATACCGCAACATAGACCCAAATAAAATCCCTGATAAAGTAGATATTAAGTTTGGACTCACACTTCGCAGGACAAATCTACGCGTATTGCCCACAGATGAGATTATTATGTCCAGAAAAAACAACCATGATTTTGATAGATTCAAGGACAGCGCTATTGATGTGGGGCAGCCTCTGGCTTTGTTATGGGAGACAAGAGATAAGAAATGGGCATACGTTAAAACAGAGATTACTTCAGGTTGGATTCATGCTGAAGATATTGCAATCTCAGATAATAAGAATGATATTATTGAGTACAGGAAAGCTCAAGAATTTGTTGTTGTAACTGGGAATAAAATCGATATATTCTCTGATTCTGAGTGTAAAAATTTTCTAGATAGTGCGCAGATGGGAACTCACTTTCCTTTAATGAGCAGCAGCAAAAAAGAGTATTTTACTATTACGTTTCCTGCCGCAAATAAAAGAAATAAATTATCTTTTAGAAAGGCATATATACCAGCTTATGAGGATGTACACACAGGATATGTTCCGTATACAAAAAGGAATGCAATCAATCAGGCCTTTAAATTATTACATGCACCTTATGGTTGGGGAGGGATGAAAGGGGAAAGAGATTGCTCCAGATTCATAATGGATATATTTGCGTGTTTTGGAATAAGAATGCCGCGCAACTCTAGCTGGCAAGCAAAAATGGGCAGGGAAATTGCAGGATTTGATAGATTTAAAAATCTTCCACCCGGCATATCCATTCTTTATATGCCTGGGCATATAATGCTCTATCTTGGAGAGGATAACGGAAATTATTATGTTATCCATGATACATGGGAATATACTGAGGGAAGATGGCCATCTGTGGCAAAAAAGTATATTGGAAGAGTAGTAGTATCTGACTTGAGTTTAGGAGAATACGGCAAAACGGGTTCTCTGCTTGAGCGATTAAAGTCTGCAAGTGTAATCGATTAA
- a CDS encoding CBS domain-containing protein — MSIKSILQQKGDVVFQIQPDKPLCDCIKLLNEKRIGALMVIDKNSNIHGIISERDILHAAFNTKGQMCDKLVKDIMTPKAKLITAAIEDKIEAIMEIMTNNKIRHIPIMDNEKLLGIVSIGDIVKILLNDAITENKHMKNYISGGY; from the coding sequence ATGAGTATTAAATCTATACTGCAGCAAAAAGGAGACGTTGTCTTTCAGATCCAGCCGGATAAACCTTTGTGTGATTGTATAAAGTTATTAAATGAGAAGCGAATAGGGGCGCTAATGGTCATTGACAAGAATAGCAATATCCATGGAATTATTTCTGAAAGAGATATATTACATGCAGCGTTTAATACAAAAGGACAAATGTGCGATAAGCTTGTAAAGGATATTATGACGCCAAAAGCCAAACTTATTACTGCTGCAATAGAAGATAAAATTGAAGCAATTATGGAAATTATGACCAATAACAAGATCCGGCATATTCCTATAATGGATAACGAAAAACTGTTAGGCATTGTGTCTATTGGAGATATTGTCAAGATACTTTTAAATGATGCTATCACAGAAAACAAACATATGAAAAATTATATATCCGGTGGTTATTAG
- the metG gene encoding methionine--tRNA ligase, which translates to MDKKDKVFYITTPLYYVNSHPHLGHSYSTIVADIINRYKKLFGFKTYFLTGTDEHGQKIVEAANRDGKSPKEFVDEISEEFKKTWRKLGIEYSQFIRTTDGSHKRIVQSILQKVYNKGEIYFAEYEGLYCVGCERFLDKRELVDSNCPEHKAKPTLIKEGNYFFKMSKYQDWLIDYINKNEEFISPEQYKTEILSFLKEPLNDLCISRPKDRLDWGIELPFDKKYVTYVWFDALINYISALGYPDGNLFKEYWKYSHHIIGKDILKAHAVYWPTMLSAIGLEPMQKLIVHGYWNNKSMKMSKSIGNVVDPLELVNVFGVDGLRFLLMSEMVFGKDADFRLDSFITSYNAHLANNFGNLVSRVINFTVKNFDGRVPECMELTDLENVLQEKVGKKIDSIKKALDNFLIHEITKNFLEISALTNQYFDKTEPWKLVKNEGQRDRLGSILYTCCDIIRIMNILISPVMPNISLRLANYLGYDSVKTDELDLNLLQPGQLMRKPESLFPRIEQ; encoded by the coding sequence ATGGATAAAAAAGACAAGGTGTTTTACATAACAACACCTCTTTATTATGTTAACAGCCACCCGCATCTTGGACATTCATACAGCACAATAGTTGCTGATATTATCAACAGGTACAAAAAACTATTTGGCTTTAAAACTTATTTCCTTACAGGTACTGATGAACATGGGCAAAAAATAGTTGAAGCAGCTAATAGAGATGGTAAATCTCCAAAGGAATTTGTAGATGAAATATCAGAAGAATTTAAGAAAACGTGGCGGAAGCTAGGGATAGAATATTCTCAATTCATAAGAACAACAGATGGTTCCCATAAGAGAATTGTTCAGAGTATTCTCCAAAAAGTTTATAATAAGGGTGAAATTTATTTTGCGGAATATGAAGGATTATATTGTGTCGGCTGTGAAAGATTTCTGGATAAGAGAGAACTGGTTGATAGTAATTGTCCTGAGCATAAGGCAAAACCAACATTAATCAAAGAAGGCAATTATTTCTTTAAGATGTCAAAGTATCAGGATTGGCTCATAGATTATATAAATAAAAATGAGGAGTTTATTTCCCCTGAACAGTATAAAACAGAGATATTGTCTTTTTTGAAGGAGCCGTTGAATGACCTGTGTATATCGCGTCCTAAGGACAGATTAGACTGGGGAATTGAGCTGCCATTTGACAAAAAGTATGTAACATATGTCTGGTTTGACGCTTTAATTAATTATATCTCTGCGCTGGGCTATCCCGACGGAAACTTGTTTAAGGAATACTGGAAATACTCACATCATATTATTGGAAAGGATATTTTAAAGGCGCATGCTGTGTACTGGCCTACGATGCTTAGTGCTATTGGATTAGAGCCAATGCAGAAATTAATAGTTCACGGATACTGGAACAATAAAAGCATGAAAATGAGCAAGTCAATTGGAAATGTGGTTGACCCCTTAGAATTAGTCAATGTTTTTGGTGTTGATGGTCTTAGATTTCTACTGATGTCTGAGATGGTTTTTGGCAAGGATGCAGATTTCAGACTTGATTCATTTATAACAAGTTATAACGCGCATCTGGCAAACAATTTTGGTAATTTAGTCAGCAGGGTCATTAATTTCACAGTAAAGAATTTTGACGGCAGAGTGCCCGAATGTATGGAGCTGACAGATCTTGAAAATGTCCTTCAAGAAAAGGTAGGAAAGAAGATAGATTCAATAAAAAAGGCTCTGGATAATTTTCTAATTCATGAAATTACAAAGAATTTTTTGGAAATTTCAGCTCTTACAAATCAATATTTTGATAAAACTGAGCCGTGGAAGCTGGTAAAGAATGAGGGACAAAGAGATCGGCTGGGAAGTATCCTGTACACATGCTGTGATATTATCAGAATTATGAATATTTTAATTTCTCCTGTAATGCCCAATATCTCTTTAAGACTTGCCAACTATCTGGGATATGACTCTGTGAAAACTGATGAACTGGATTTGAACTTATTACAGCCAGGCCAATTAATGCGTAAGCCAGAGTCCTTATTCCCAAGGATAGAGCAATGA
- the lpxB gene encoding lipid-A-disaccharide synthase gives MKIMIVAGETSGDLHGSNLVRYMKEIDPGLKFIGMGGHRMRTAGVENIFNIDDLDIVGVGEVFRGIFKIKRRFNKLCEIMDEDHPKLVILIDYPGFNLRLAKQAKKRNIKVAYYISPQLWAWGKGRIKTVKAYVDKMIVILPFEEDFYKGYNVPVEFVGHPLLDIVKTSGTREEILTSLDITGKHVVGLLPGSRKQEIRRILPALVQAAKMIKNSISDVEFVLLCAENIDEEDLEQVLHTLKISIKIIKNRTYDGMSCCDLLIGASGTVTLEAALLNVPMIVVYKASPFTSFLFKTFLRVPHIGLVNIMAGERIIPELLQEEANPENISRCTLDILDSNEKMRDIRNRLARIKEKLGSPGASKRAAESIYQMLEE, from the coding sequence ATGAAAATAATGATTGTTGCAGGTGAGACATCGGGGGATTTGCATGGAAGCAATCTTGTAAGATATATGAAGGAAATAGATCCGGGACTTAAATTTATTGGTATGGGTGGACATAGAATGCGCACTGCAGGCGTTGAAAATATATTCAATATTGATGACCTTGATATAGTTGGTGTAGGCGAGGTATTTAGAGGAATATTTAAGATAAAAAGGCGTTTTAATAAATTATGTGAGATCATGGATGAAGATCATCCGAAACTAGTTATTCTTATTGATTATCCGGGCTTTAATTTGAGATTAGCTAAGCAGGCAAAAAAGAGAAATATTAAAGTTGCTTACTATATCAGCCCCCAACTATGGGCATGGGGAAAAGGCCGCATAAAAACAGTAAAAGCATACGTGGATAAAATGATAGTTATTCTTCCTTTTGAGGAAGATTTTTATAAAGGGTATAATGTGCCGGTAGAATTTGTTGGGCATCCTTTACTTGACATAGTAAAAACGTCCGGTACAAGGGAAGAAATCTTAACAAGTTTGGATATAACAGGAAAACATGTTGTTGGTTTATTGCCAGGAAGCAGAAAACAGGAGATAAGAAGAATATTGCCTGCATTAGTTCAAGCTGCAAAAATGATAAAGAACTCTATCTCTGATGTAGAATTTGTGCTGCTATGTGCAGAAAATATAGATGAGGAGGATCTTGAACAAGTTCTTCATACCCTGAAGATTAGTATTAAGATTATTAAAAACCGAACATATGACGGAATGAGCTGTTGTGACCTCTTAATCGGGGCATCAGGAACTGTAACACTTGAAGCAGCGCTTCTGAATGTGCCAATGATTGTTGTTTATAAAGCATCTCCTTTTACAAGTTTTTTATTTAAAACTTTTTTAAGGGTTCCCCATATAGGGCTTGTAAATATAATGGCTGGTGAGAGAATAATTCCTGAGTTATTACAGGAAGAAGCAAATCCTGAAAATATTAGTAGATGCACTCTTGATATACTAGATAGCAATGAAAAAATGAGAGATATAAGAAATAGACTAGCTAGAATAAAAGAAAAGCTGGGAAGCCCGGGCGCAAGCAAAAGAGCAGCAGAGAGTATATACCAAATGCTGGAGGAATAA